One Nyctibius grandis isolate bNycGra1 chromosome 17, bNycGra1.pri, whole genome shotgun sequence genomic window carries:
- the UTS2 gene encoding urotensin-2 produces the protein MHKLVFCCLIIISFSCPLSSLPIINASEMSYQLSADEDSRLNLERLGSLGSTPLLQFLPELLGTLTEDNKAGLSPSSYNSRENIKETFYGNHPRIAFLGRFLTKDRKQYKKRGNLSECFWKYCV, from the exons ATGCATAAGCTGGTATTCTGCTGTCTCATTATCATCAGCTTCTCCTGTCCTCTCTCATCTCTCCCCATCATCAATGCCAGTGAGATGTCTTATCAACTCTCAG CTGATGAAGATTCAAGATTAAATCTGGAGCGGTTGGGCAGCCTGGGAAGCACTCCCCTGCTTCAGTTTCTGCCAGAGCTCTTGGGCACACTGACTGAAGACAACAAAGCAG GTCTTAGCCCCAGCAGCTACAACTCAAGGGAAAATATCAAAGAG ACTTTCTACGGAAATCATCCTCGAATTGCTTTCCTGGGCCGCTTCTTGACCAAGGACAGGAAACAGTACAAGAAACGTGGGAATCTCTCCGAGTGCTTCTGGAAATATTGTGTGTAA